The genomic segment GTCCATGAAGAGCCACTGGCAGCACCACAAAATCGTGCGCACCACCGATTATCAGGATGACGGTTACGCGGAAGGCCTGAGCAACTGGCGCACGCGGGATGAAGTTGTGTCTCTGCTTAAGCTCACGGCGATCACATCGCTGGCCATGCCGGTAGCGCCGTTTTTCACCCTGGGCACCTACTATGCTGCTGCTCGTTATTTCTACGTGCACCGGCGCTCACACCTTGAGCCTGAGTGGGGCAAAAAAGCGATTCCCTGGCACTACGACCATCACATGAACACTAACCAGGATGCCAACTGGTGCGTCACCCGCCCCTGGTTCGACTACATCATGGGCACCCGGGTAATTGCCAATCAAGACGATGCCGAGACCAACCCGCTGGGCCTGCGTCTGCCTAAAGCCATTGAAAAGCCCCTGAACCAGGCCTGTCGCAGACTCTTACCGAAAAGCTTTGAAAGGCTCAATCAAGGACAGCTGGCCTGAATGCCCCGGGCCAAGCTACGGATGTCATCGTACTCCCAGACCACAACCACGGGGCGGGCGCCTTTGCCATTATCGGATTCCATGAGGTCATTCACCATCGCCTCGGCAACCGTCTCGGCCTCAATGGCCCGATACTTTTGTAGCGGGCCAATCAAGGCGCGGTTGGCTAACGGCATAACCGCCATGCCGATGGCTTCGCCGGTACGATGCTCCTTTCGGTCTCCCAGCAACAGGCTTGGGTGATAAATGGAAAGGTAATCAAACCCAAGCCCCCGCACCGCATCCTCCAGCTCACCTTTCACCCGGCTGTAGAAAACCGTAGACCGGGAGGAGGCACCAATGGCAGACATCAGGATAAGCCTGTTCACACCCCCCGCCTTGGCCAATTTGGCCGCCCTGTATGCGTACTCGTAATCCACCTTACGGAATGCTTCCTGCGAGCCCGCCTTCTTGATGGTGGTGCCCAGACAGCAGACCAGGGCATCAACCTTGAAGATATCAGCGCGGGACTCCAGCGCCTCAAAGTCGACCACATGCTCCACCAGCTTCGGGCTATCAATACCCAGCGAACGGCGCACCGGCACCACCACGGATGTTACCCCGGAGCGCTTCAGCAACTTTTCGACCACCAGGCGACCGGTCAGGCCTGTGGCTCCCAATACCAGAACGTTCATGACACACCCCTGAAAATTGATTAGGCTCACCGTAACACCAGAATCCACTATGTGCAGTTAAATGGAAACCCATGCTGAAAATCTCCAATGCCGTTGAACTGGCAGACTGGGAAATTGAGATCACTCAGATACGCGCGCAAGGCGCTGGCGGGCAAAACGTCAACAAGGTGGCATCCGCCGTTCACCTGCGGTTCGACATCCTTAACTCCAGCCTGCCACCGTTTTACAAGGAACGGCTGATGGCGTTGTCAGATCAGCGCATCAGCAAAGACGGCATCATCGTGATCAAAGCCCAGTCTTTCCGGACTCTTGAACTAAACAAGGAGGATGCCCTGGAGCGACTGAAAGAGCTCATTCAGGAAGCGGTAAAGCAACAAAAGGCCCGGCGCCCAACCAAGCCTACCAAGGGGTCGCAAAGGCGGCGAGTGGACAGTAAAACGAAAAAGGGCAAAACCAAGGCACTCAGGGGAAAAGTTCAGCTTTGACGGTCTGTTTTACCCACAACATCTGTGGATAACTTTGTTAGGAACGAAAGGATAGGCAGTGCAAACCCTTTAACCACAAGGGCTGGTGGAATGCGTAGGTTATTTGATCAACCGGTTCATCCGCCCGCTTTAAGTGATCAATTTATCCACAGCACAGCAACGGAAGAGCGATGGCACTGCCCTACTTTCTTGGCTGCCCTCAATGGCAAGATCCGAACTGGAACAACCAACTGCCCCCCGGCGGCACCCCCCTGGAGCGATACGCCCGGATATTCAACACCGTTGAGGGCAACACCACCTTTTACGCCAGCCCCAGCCGTGAACAGTGCCGGCTATGGCGGCAGCAAGTTCCGGACAACTTT from the Marinobacter sp. LQ44 genome contains:
- the arfB gene encoding alternative ribosome rescue aminoacyl-tRNA hydrolase ArfB — translated: MLKISNAVELADWEIEITQIRAQGAGGQNVNKVASAVHLRFDILNSSLPPFYKERLMALSDQRISKDGIIVIKAQSFRTLELNKEDALERLKELIQEAVKQQKARRPTKPTKGSQRRRVDSKTKKGKTKALRGKVQL
- a CDS encoding NAD(P)H-binding protein, with translation MNVLVLGATGLTGRLVVEKLLKRSGVTSVVVPVRRSLGIDSPKLVEHVVDFEALESRADIFKVDALVCCLGTTIKKAGSQEAFRKVDYEYAYRAAKLAKAGGVNRLILMSAIGASSRSTVFYSRVKGELEDAVRGLGFDYLSIYHPSLLLGDRKEHRTGEAIGMAVMPLANRALIGPLQKYRAIEAETVAEAMVNDLMESDNGKGARPVVVVWEYDDIRSLARGIQASCP
- a CDS encoding sterol desaturase family protein — translated: MIGFPIALIFANGFEWYAHKYILHGTPRPGQPRHSPIPKSMKSHWQHHKIVRTTDYQDDGYAEGLSNWRTRDEVVSLLKLTAITSLAMPVAPFFTLGTYYAAARYFYVHRRSHLEPEWGKKAIPWHYDHHMNTNQDANWCVTRPWFDYIMGTRVIANQDDAETNPLGLRLPKAIEKPLNQACRRLLPKSFERLNQGQLA